In Nakamurella alba, a single genomic region encodes these proteins:
- a CDS encoding neutral zinc metallopeptidase: MGSTTGRARRRGLPALMIALAVLVTGCTSAVSGTAMKIGAATVDPGPSAEGPNGAKAGVAPADLKVTGDANTEWDVQAKNTLADLEAFYTQVLPENFPGTTFKGPDELFSYDSEDSSASACGRDLYGEANAAYDPSCNSIMWDRGVLLPRMAEEVGDLAAPTILAHEMGHLVQYLLGTTFDGETVIMLEQQADCYAGAYWRWVADGNSTYYDLNQGVGMREVLTAMMWTGDPVGMTASAEQAHGSGFDRSLAFSLGYANGVKRCDEIDQAEVDQRITEAGFTVIPKDFGNVDITEDFIDAVAETLNLYFEEILGATYQAPTLTTFEGTTGPDCNGTPGTFPVSYCGSTNTVSYNLAELQRIGTPNAGFASTNGDFSAVVLLASRYALAAQNPGGQNPLGNQAGLRALCYSGAWASWMKEPRGPQNLALNPTDLNKAVYQVMESPLAASDTAGKTSTFVIDQVQALYIGVVQGATECYDFYAA; the protein is encoded by the coding sequence GTGGGCAGCACGACAGGTCGGGCACGCAGGCGCGGTCTGCCCGCGCTGATGATCGCGCTGGCCGTGCTGGTCACCGGGTGCACGTCGGCCGTCTCCGGCACGGCGATGAAGATCGGTGCGGCGACCGTCGATCCCGGTCCGTCCGCGGAGGGCCCGAACGGCGCGAAGGCCGGGGTGGCACCGGCGGACCTGAAGGTCACCGGCGACGCCAACACCGAGTGGGACGTCCAGGCGAAGAACACCCTCGCCGACCTGGAGGCGTTCTACACCCAGGTGCTGCCGGAGAACTTCCCCGGCACCACGTTCAAGGGCCCGGATGAGCTGTTCTCCTACGACTCCGAGGACTCGTCGGCCAGCGCCTGCGGCCGCGACCTCTACGGTGAGGCGAACGCCGCCTACGACCCGTCCTGCAACTCGATCATGTGGGACCGCGGGGTGCTGCTGCCCCGGATGGCCGAGGAGGTCGGCGATCTCGCCGCGCCGACGATCCTGGCGCACGAGATGGGCCACCTGGTGCAGTACCTGCTGGGCACCACCTTCGACGGCGAGACCGTGATCATGCTGGAGCAGCAGGCCGACTGCTACGCCGGCGCGTACTGGCGCTGGGTCGCCGACGGCAACTCCACCTACTACGACCTCAACCAGGGCGTGGGTATGCGTGAGGTGCTCACCGCGATGATGTGGACCGGCGACCCGGTCGGCATGACGGCGTCCGCGGAACAGGCGCACGGCAGCGGGTTCGACCGCTCGCTGGCCTTCTCGCTGGGGTACGCGAACGGCGTGAAGCGCTGCGACGAGATCGACCAGGCCGAGGTGGACCAGCGCATCACCGAGGCCGGGTTCACCGTGATCCCCAAGGACTTCGGCAACGTCGACATCACCGAGGACTTCATCGACGCCGTCGCCGAGACGCTGAACCTGTACTTCGAGGAGATCCTCGGTGCCACCTACCAGGCACCGACGCTGACCACCTTCGAGGGCACCACCGGCCCGGACTGCAACGGCACCCCCGGCACCTTCCCGGTGTCGTACTGCGGGTCCACGAACACGGTGTCCTACAACCTGGCCGAGTTGCAGCGGATCGGTACACCCAACGCCGGTTTCGCCTCCACCAACGGCGACTTCTCCGCCGTCGTGCTGCTGGCCAGCCGGTACGCGCTGGCCGCCCAGAACCCCGGCGGGCAGAACCCGCTCGGCAACCAGGCGGGCCTGCGCGCGCTCTGCTACTCCGGGGCCTGGGCCTCCTGGATGAAGGAACCGCGCGGCCCGCAGAACCTGGCGCTCAATCCGACCGACCTCAACAAGGCCGTCTACCAGGTGATGGAGTCCCCGCTCGCCGCCTCGGACACCGCCGGCAAGACCTCCACCTTCGTCATCGACCAGGTGCAGGCCCTCTACATCGGCGTCGTCCAGGGCGCTACGGAGTGCTACGACTTCTACGCCGCCTGA
- a CDS encoding ABC transporter ATP-binding protein, which translates to MAEVIYKDASRVYPGNPPVRAVDKVNITIADGEFLVLVGPSGSGKSTALRMLAGLEDVNEGQIIIGGRDVTHVPPKNRDIAMVFQSYALYPHMTVAENMGFALKLRGVNKEEIGRKVKEAAGLLDLERYLDRKPKALSGGQRQRVAMGRAIVREPSVFLMDEPLSNLDAKLRVETRANIAELQARLGTTTVYVTHDQVEAMTMGHRVAVLKDGILQQVDTPRTLYDRPANVFVAGFMGSPAMNLLTAPLTPEGAKLGETVVPLPRELLSEASSKGLSEVTFGVRPENLILASEGIPVTVDLVEELGADSFIHGHGPDGKRLVIRADARISLTAGSTIRATVPDSEHIHLFDPTTGLRLASSGAVPADSSGAATLTK; encoded by the coding sequence ATGGCTGAAGTGATCTACAAGGACGCCTCGCGCGTCTACCCCGGCAATCCCCCGGTCCGCGCCGTCGACAAGGTCAACATCACCATCGCCGACGGCGAGTTCCTGGTGCTGGTTGGCCCGTCCGGTTCCGGCAAGTCGACCGCGCTGCGCATGCTGGCCGGCCTGGAGGACGTCAACGAGGGTCAGATCATCATCGGCGGCCGCGACGTCACCCACGTCCCGCCGAAGAACCGCGACATCGCCATGGTGTTCCAGTCGTATGCGCTGTACCCGCACATGACGGTCGCCGAGAACATGGGCTTCGCACTGAAGCTGCGCGGCGTCAACAAGGAGGAGATCGGTCGCAAGGTCAAGGAGGCCGCCGGCCTGCTCGACCTCGAGCGCTACCTCGACCGCAAGCCGAAGGCCCTCTCCGGTGGCCAGCGGCAGCGTGTTGCGATGGGCCGCGCCATCGTCCGTGAGCCCTCCGTCTTCCTGATGGACGAGCCGCTGTCGAACTTGGACGCCAAGCTCCGGGTGGAGACCCGCGCGAACATCGCCGAGCTGCAGGCCCGCCTCGGCACCACCACCGTCTACGTCACCCACGACCAGGTCGAGGCCATGACCATGGGCCACCGGGTCGCGGTGCTCAAGGACGGCATCCTGCAGCAGGTCGACACCCCGCGGACGCTGTACGACCGCCCGGCCAACGTGTTCGTCGCCGGCTTCATGGGCTCCCCTGCCATGAACCTGCTGACCGCCCCGCTCACCCCGGAGGGCGCGAAGCTCGGCGAGACCGTCGTGCCGCTCCCCCGTGAGCTGCTGTCGGAGGCCTCGTCGAAGGGGCTGTCCGAGGTCACCTTCGGTGTCCGGCCGGAGAACCTGATCCTGGCCAGCGAGGGCATCCCGGTGACCGTCGACCTGGTCGAGGAGCTCGGCGCCGACTCCTTCATCCACGGCCACGGCCCGGACGGCAAGCGCCTGGTGATCCGCGCCGACGCCCGGATCTCGCTGACCGCCGGCTCCACGATCCGTGCCACCGTGCCGGACTCCGAGCACATCCACCTGTTCGACCCGACCACGGGTCTGCGGCTGGCCAGCTCGGGCGCCGTGCCGGCCGACTCCTCGGGTGCGGCCACGCTCACCAAGTAA
- a CDS encoding LacI family DNA-binding transcriptional regulator codes for MERSSRSRPPATLASLAAEVGVSRTTVSNAYNRPDQLSPALRARVMEAAARLGYPGPDPVARSLRTRKAGAIGLLLTEQLSYAFRDPAAVAFLEGLTLECDSAKVGLLLVPARPDSDDVTAVAGASVDGFVAYSMPDDDPHLRAVLARPVPAVICDQPAVPGTDLVGIDDHAAARGLADHLVELGHRRIGVVCMRLGRARRDGAVDLVRQQAAHYHVQRNRLAGLREGFTAAGVAWDRVPVVEQFDHSVESGARGAAAVLAMDPGITALIATSDVLAMGAIDELHRRRQRVPEDVSVSGFDGIRAAREMQLTTVVQPVEDKGRYAGRLLLDPARSTRGRKVVLPTTFLAGQTTAPPRVR; via the coding sequence ATGGAACGTTCGTCCCGTTCGCGACCGCCGGCCACCCTGGCCTCGCTGGCTGCCGAGGTCGGCGTGTCGCGGACGACGGTGTCGAACGCCTACAACCGGCCGGACCAGCTCTCGCCGGCGTTGCGGGCCCGGGTGATGGAGGCGGCCGCCCGGCTCGGCTACCCCGGGCCGGACCCGGTCGCGCGCTCGCTGCGCACCCGCAAGGCCGGCGCCATCGGGCTGCTGCTCACCGAGCAGCTCTCCTACGCCTTCCGCGACCCGGCCGCGGTCGCCTTCCTGGAAGGCCTGACCCTGGAGTGCGACAGCGCCAAGGTCGGGCTGTTGCTGGTGCCGGCCCGGCCGGACTCCGACGACGTGACCGCGGTGGCCGGGGCGTCGGTCGACGGCTTCGTCGCCTACTCGATGCCGGACGACGACCCGCACCTGCGCGCGGTGCTGGCCCGCCCGGTGCCCGCGGTCATCTGCGACCAGCCGGCCGTGCCCGGCACCGATCTGGTCGGGATCGACGACCACGCCGCGGCCCGCGGTCTGGCCGACCACCTGGTCGAGCTCGGGCACCGACGGATCGGCGTGGTCTGCATGCGGCTCGGGCGGGCCCGCCGGGACGGCGCCGTCGACCTGGTCCGGCAGCAGGCCGCGCACTACCACGTGCAGCGCAACCGGCTGGCCGGGCTGCGCGAGGGATTCACCGCCGCCGGGGTGGCCTGGGACCGGGTACCGGTCGTCGAGCAGTTCGACCACTCGGTGGAGAGCGGCGCCCGCGGCGCGGCAGCGGTGCTCGCGATGGACCCGGGCATCACCGCGCTGATCGCCACCTCCGACGTGCTGGCGATGGGTGCGATCGACGAGCTGCACCGCCGCCGGCAGCGGGTGCCGGAGGACGTCTCGGTGTCCGGGTTCGACGGGATCCGGGCGGCCCGGGAGATGCAGCTGACCACCGTGGTGCAGCCGGTCGAGGACAAGGGCCGCTATGCCGGACGGCTGCTGCTGGACCCGGCGCGGTCCACCCGCGGCCGGAAGGTGGTGCTGCCCACCACGTTCCTGGCCGGACAGACCACCGCACCGCCGCGGGTGCGGTGA
- a CDS encoding bifunctional alpha,alpha-trehalose-phosphate synthase (UDP-forming)/trehalose-phosphatase: MASTGETTDRPTGSEPPTGHDEDGGTTYQQVDMVVVANRLPFDLEVQPDGSTKARQAPGGLVTALEPILSRRHGAWIGWPGTPDVTLDPTTADGLTLHPLTLSSDEIDQYYEGFSNATLWPLYHDAVADSEYHRVWWDSYRKVNERFARRAAEVAAPGATVWVHDYQLQLVPEMLRKLRPDVRIGFFLHIPFPPSELFSRLPWRKQIMRGLLGSDLIGFQLPGGSRNFVRLARTLLGLATSGGSVEYEGRTVRVGAFPISIDSGGQSSLAATPEVHEAAKQLRSDLGNPSKIILGVDRLDYTKGIDIRLRAFGELLAEGDPAARDAVMIQVATPSRERLQSYITMREGIERQVGAMNGDFGRIGHPAVHYLHQSFPREQLAAFYVAADVMAVTPLRDGMNLVAKEYVACRVDGGGVLLLSEFTGAAQELRSSLLVNPYDTDGVKEGLRTALTMPAVEARRRMRILRRQVLTHDVDRWAADFLSNLEGVRDRVAEARARLSPDVITAVNTIAETERLLVGTDFDGVLAPIVDDPAAATPLPGQLDALADLAAVHGTVVAVVSGRALADLPTLLGVDTSPFLLVGSHGAETTGGTTEPGEIPADAAARLARLRRVLQSITSEYQDISLEPKPTGIAVHLRLASEKDAAAVTAAIEDDPATWAGVHLLRGKKVLELTVIATDKGKAIQQLRQQNHCTAVLYIGDDVTDETAFVTLHDGDLGVKVGPGNTAADLRVADPERVRDLLTVLAAARQRFIRRQVRDTSGT; this comes from the coding sequence GTGGCATCAACTGGAGAGACGACGGACCGGCCGACCGGATCGGAGCCCCCCACCGGCCACGACGAGGACGGCGGCACCACGTACCAGCAGGTCGACATGGTCGTCGTCGCGAACCGGCTCCCCTTCGACCTCGAGGTGCAGCCGGACGGCAGCACCAAGGCCCGGCAGGCCCCGGGCGGACTGGTCACCGCGCTCGAGCCCATCCTGTCCCGCCGGCACGGCGCATGGATCGGTTGGCCCGGGACCCCCGACGTCACCCTGGACCCGACGACGGCGGACGGCCTCACGCTGCATCCGCTGACCCTGTCGTCGGACGAGATCGACCAGTACTACGAGGGTTTCTCCAACGCCACCCTGTGGCCGCTCTACCACGACGCGGTCGCCGACTCCGAGTACCACCGGGTCTGGTGGGACTCCTACCGGAAGGTCAACGAGCGGTTCGCCCGCCGGGCCGCCGAGGTGGCTGCGCCGGGCGCCACCGTGTGGGTGCACGACTACCAGCTGCAGTTGGTACCGGAGATGCTGCGCAAGCTGCGCCCGGACGTCCGCATCGGCTTCTTCCTGCACATCCCGTTCCCGCCGTCGGAACTCTTCAGCCGGCTGCCCTGGCGCAAGCAGATCATGCGCGGACTGCTCGGCTCCGACCTCATCGGTTTCCAACTGCCCGGCGGCTCCCGCAACTTCGTCAGGCTGGCGAGAACCCTGCTGGGGCTTGCCACCTCGGGCGGTTCGGTGGAGTACGAGGGTCGGACCGTGCGGGTCGGCGCGTTCCCGATCTCGATCGATTCCGGCGGCCAGTCCTCGCTCGCCGCCACTCCGGAGGTGCACGAGGCGGCCAAGCAGCTGCGCAGTGACCTGGGCAACCCGTCGAAGATCATTCTCGGCGTCGACCGGCTGGACTACACCAAGGGCATCGACATCCGACTGCGCGCCTTCGGCGAGCTGCTCGCCGAGGGCGACCCGGCGGCGCGGGACGCGGTGATGATCCAGGTGGCCACCCCGAGCCGGGAGCGGCTGCAGTCCTACATCACCATGCGCGAGGGCATCGAGCGTCAGGTCGGCGCCATGAACGGCGATTTCGGCCGGATCGGTCATCCCGCCGTGCACTACCTGCACCAGTCGTTCCCGCGTGAGCAGCTGGCGGCGTTCTACGTGGCCGCGGACGTGATGGCGGTGACCCCGCTGCGGGACGGGATGAACCTGGTCGCCAAGGAGTACGTGGCCTGCCGGGTGGACGGCGGCGGCGTGCTGCTGCTGAGTGAGTTCACCGGCGCCGCACAGGAACTCAGGTCGTCGCTGCTGGTCAATCCGTACGACACCGACGGTGTCAAGGAGGGCCTGCGCACCGCCCTGACCATGCCCGCGGTGGAGGCCAGGCGCCGGATGCGGATCCTGCGCCGGCAGGTCCTGACGCACGACGTCGACCGCTGGGCGGCGGACTTCCTGTCCAATCTCGAGGGCGTCCGGGACCGTGTGGCCGAAGCGCGGGCCCGACTGTCGCCGGACGTCATCACCGCGGTCAACACCATCGCGGAGACCGAGAGACTGCTCGTCGGAACGGATTTCGACGGGGTGCTGGCGCCGATCGTCGACGACCCGGCCGCCGCGACACCGTTGCCCGGCCAGCTGGACGCACTGGCCGACCTGGCCGCGGTGCACGGCACCGTCGTCGCCGTGGTGTCCGGCCGGGCACTCGCGGACCTGCCGACCCTGCTCGGCGTCGACACCTCGCCGTTCCTGCTGGTCGGCAGCCACGGCGCCGAGACCACCGGCGGCACTACGGAACCCGGCGAGATCCCGGCCGACGCGGCAGCCCGACTGGCCCGGCTCCGCCGGGTGCTGCAGTCGATCACCAGTGAGTACCAGGACATCTCGCTCGAGCCGAAGCCGACCGGCATCGCGGTCCACCTGCGGCTGGCGTCGGAGAAGGATGCCGCGGCCGTCACCGCGGCGATCGAGGACGACCCGGCGACCTGGGCCGGCGTGCACCTGCTGCGCGGCAAGAAGGTGCTCGAGCTGACGGTGATCGCCACCGACAAGGGCAAGGCGATCCAGCAGCTGCGGCAGCAGAACCACTGCACCGCAGTGCTCTACATCGGCGACGACGTCACGGACGAGACCGCGTTCGTCACCCTGCACGACGGTGATCTCGGGGTGAAGGTCGGTCCCGGCAACACCGCGGCCGACCTGCGGGTGGCCGATCCCGAGAGGGTGCGCGACCTGCTCACCGTGCTGGCGGCGGCCCGGCAGCGGTTCATCCGCCGCCAGGTGCGCGACACCTCCGGCACCTGA
- a CDS encoding peptide deformylase yields the protein MTILPIVICGEPVLHRPTTPVTEFDDALAAFVEDLFETNTAANGAGLAANQVGDTRKVFVYDCPDDTGTRHRGYVVNPVLETSEIPETMPDPDDDYEGCLSVPGENYPTGRAHWAKVTGVDVKGEPVEVEGTGFFARCLQHETDHLNGFLYIDRLIGRHARAAKKMVKRNGWDVPGHSWMPGQDPDPFGH from the coding sequence GTGACCATCCTCCCCATCGTCATCTGCGGAGAGCCGGTGCTGCACCGGCCGACGACGCCCGTCACGGAGTTCGACGACGCCCTGGCCGCCTTCGTCGAGGACCTGTTCGAGACGAACACCGCCGCCAACGGCGCCGGGCTGGCCGCCAACCAGGTCGGCGACACCCGCAAGGTGTTCGTCTACGACTGCCCTGACGACACCGGCACCCGGCACCGCGGCTACGTGGTCAATCCGGTGCTGGAGACCTCCGAGATCCCGGAGACCATGCCGGACCCGGACGACGACTACGAGGGTTGCCTGTCCGTGCCCGGGGAGAACTACCCGACCGGTCGCGCGCACTGGGCCAAGGTCACCGGCGTCGATGTGAAGGGCGAGCCGGTCGAGGTCGAGGGCACCGGCTTCTTCGCCCGCTGTCTGCAGCACGAGACCGATCACCTCAACGGGTTCCTCTACATCGACCGGCTGATCGGGCGGCACGCGCGGGCTGCGAAGAAGATGGTGAAACGCAACGGCTGGGACGTCCCCGGCCACAGCTGGATGCCCGGCCAGGACCCCGATCCGTTCGGCCACTGA
- the efeU gene encoding iron uptake transporter permease EfeU: MLATFVIGLREGLEAALIVGIIAAFLRQNGRSDALRRMWLGVGAAVVICILVGVGLEVVNENLPQRQQEMLECVVAGIAVVMVSYMILWMRKHSRDLRKDLQVATGEALAAGSATALVVMAFLAVFREGFETSVFLLAAFQSAVSPALAELGAVLGIAVALVLGYLVYRGGVRLNLAKFFRITGVVLVFVAAGLVMSTLRAAYEAGWLTVGQQTAVSLTSVVRPGSVVEGLLTGVLGIRSTLPVIEVVAWLLYLVSMLAVVLWPARRVPAAGTRAVMLAGIAGVAALVAVVLVVTVRPPALESATATVTAQGQASAGTDPTDGTDLAGTTVAVTSDLILTTDRTGAAITFSGDVTLSGTTTLTLSGHRTDNGVSAARYQGTPVSGPAAGLPAELTRDQVIAIGGGRLPVGAGNAGRNSTFGAAWTDTVTPVVDIDPSTGQVLAVDLTVVRSLELTASTGRTLIGGDVLTADLTTPAETIAGLAERSDERSAAADRAQVWGSVIPSLLAVFAVVVAGFAIAAGVARRRAGPTAPTGAPVEPPSPVLSGDQGR, translated from the coding sequence GTGCTCGCGACGTTCGTCATCGGACTCCGGGAAGGCCTCGAGGCCGCTCTGATCGTCGGCATCATCGCCGCGTTCCTCCGGCAGAACGGTCGGTCGGACGCGCTGCGCCGGATGTGGCTCGGCGTCGGCGCCGCGGTCGTCATCTGCATCCTGGTCGGCGTCGGCCTCGAGGTCGTCAACGAGAACCTGCCGCAGCGGCAGCAGGAGATGCTCGAATGCGTCGTGGCCGGCATCGCCGTGGTGATGGTCAGCTACATGATCCTGTGGATGCGTAAGCACTCCCGTGACCTGCGCAAGGACCTGCAGGTCGCCACCGGCGAGGCGCTCGCCGCCGGCAGCGCCACCGCGCTGGTGGTGATGGCCTTCCTCGCGGTCTTCCGCGAGGGCTTCGAGACGTCCGTCTTCCTGCTCGCCGCGTTCCAGTCGGCGGTCTCGCCGGCGCTGGCCGAGCTGGGGGCCGTGCTCGGCATCGCCGTCGCGCTGGTGCTCGGCTACCTCGTCTACCGCGGCGGGGTGCGGCTGAACCTGGCGAAGTTCTTCCGGATCACCGGCGTCGTCCTGGTCTTCGTCGCCGCCGGCCTGGTGATGAGCACCCTGCGCGCCGCCTACGAGGCCGGCTGGCTGACCGTCGGCCAGCAGACCGCGGTGTCGCTGACCTCGGTGGTCCGCCCGGGCAGCGTCGTCGAGGGGCTGCTCACCGGCGTCCTCGGCATCCGGTCCACCCTGCCGGTGATCGAGGTCGTCGCCTGGCTGCTCTACCTGGTCTCCATGCTCGCCGTGGTGCTCTGGCCGGCCCGTCGGGTGCCCGCGGCGGGCACCCGTGCGGTGATGCTGGCCGGCATCGCCGGGGTCGCCGCGCTGGTCGCGGTGGTCCTGGTCGTGACGGTCCGGCCACCGGCCCTCGAATCCGCGACCGCCACGGTGACCGCGCAGGGGCAGGCGAGCGCGGGGACCGACCCGACCGACGGCACCGATCTGGCCGGCACGACCGTCGCGGTCACCTCGGACCTGATCCTCACCACCGACCGGACCGGTGCGGCGATCACCTTCTCCGGGGACGTCACGCTGTCCGGCACCACCACTCTGACGTTGAGCGGTCACCGCACGGACAACGGCGTGTCCGCGGCCCGCTACCAGGGCACCCCGGTGTCCGGCCCGGCCGCCGGTCTCCCCGCGGAGCTGACCCGGGACCAGGTGATCGCCATCGGTGGCGGCCGGCTGCCGGTCGGTGCCGGGAATGCCGGCCGGAACAGCACTTTCGGGGCGGCCTGGACCGACACCGTGACCCCGGTCGTCGACATCGACCCGTCCACCGGGCAGGTCCTGGCCGTCGATCTCACCGTCGTCCGCAGCCTCGAGCTCACCGCGTCGACCGGCCGCACCCTGATCGGCGGCGACGTGCTCACCGCCGACCTGACCACCCCGGCCGAGACCATCGCCGGACTGGCCGAACGGTCCGACGAGCGGTCCGCCGCCGCCGACCGGGCGCAGGTCTGGGGCTCGGTCATCCCCTCGCTGCTGGCCGTCTTCGCCGTCGTGGTCGCGGGTTTCGCGATCGCCGCCGGGGTGGCCCGGCGCCGGGCCGGGCCGACGGCGCCTACCGGCGCGCCGGTCGAACCCCCGTCGCCCGTCCTCTCCGGCGACCAGGGTCGCTGA
- the efeO gene encoding iron uptake system protein EfeO, translating to MTTLPRTRTAAAVLTCAAALVLTACGSSGSSESSTSATAAATTSAAVSSATSAASTEGSATGSSATSSSGGDGAAQVVTVTITDADGCVADPDTVAAGPVTFNINNVDALGVTEMELVAEQRILGERENLTPGFDSTFSVRIDGGSYEIFCPGAATERTPFTVTGQAAEVTGDLADLLQQAAVEYAGYVDDQVEFLITPVKELQKAIADGDLEAAQQAYAKARPFYERIEPVAESFPDLDPAIDLRIGDVEEGTEWTGFHPIEQALFEKKTTDGLNDLADKLVADIEELQKLTGELSAATIADNGKGYQPFEIANGASGLLDEVLQSKITGEEEAYSKIDLLDFEANVEGSLQAFATLEPALDQIDPTLVPTISTKFDDLIAVLDDYRDDSALGGWTPYTDLTAADKKKLTDALLAVQEPLSQIAAKITQ from the coding sequence GTGACCACCCTCCCTCGCACCCGGACCGCCGCGGCCGTCCTGACCTGCGCTGCGGCGCTGGTGCTGACCGCCTGCGGCTCCTCCGGATCCTCGGAGAGCAGCACCTCGGCCACCGCGGCGGCGACCACGTCCGCCGCCGTGAGCTCCGCGACCTCCGCTGCGTCGACCGAAGGCTCGGCCACCGGATCGTCGGCGACCTCGTCGTCCGGCGGTGACGGGGCTGCCCAGGTGGTCACGGTGACCATCACCGACGCCGACGGCTGCGTCGCCGACCCGGACACGGTGGCCGCCGGCCCGGTCACCTTCAACATCAACAACGTCGACGCCCTCGGCGTCACCGAGATGGAACTCGTTGCGGAGCAACGGATCCTGGGCGAGCGGGAGAACCTGACCCCCGGCTTCGACTCCACCTTCTCGGTGCGGATCGACGGCGGTTCGTACGAGATCTTCTGCCCGGGTGCGGCCACCGAGCGCACCCCGTTCACCGTCACCGGCCAGGCGGCCGAGGTGACCGGTGATCTCGCCGACCTGCTGCAGCAGGCAGCCGTCGAGTACGCCGGCTACGTCGACGACCAGGTCGAGTTCCTCATCACCCCGGTCAAGGAACTGCAGAAGGCCATCGCCGACGGCGATCTCGAGGCCGCGCAGCAGGCGTACGCCAAGGCCCGCCCGTTCTACGAGCGGATCGAGCCGGTCGCCGAGTCCTTCCCGGACCTCGACCCGGCCATCGACCTGCGGATCGGTGACGTCGAGGAGGGCACCGAGTGGACCGGGTTCCACCCGATCGAGCAGGCGCTGTTCGAGAAGAAGACCACCGACGGCCTCAACGATCTCGCCGACAAGCTGGTCGCCGACATCGAGGAGCTGCAGAAGCTGACCGGCGAGCTGTCCGCGGCCACCATCGCGGACAACGGCAAGGGCTACCAGCCGTTCGAGATCGCCAACGGCGCTTCGGGTCTGCTCGACGAGGTGCTGCAGTCGAAGATCACCGGTGAGGAGGAGGCCTACTCCAAGATCGACCTGCTCGACTTCGAGGCCAACGTCGAGGGTTCACTGCAGGCCTTCGCCACCCTCGAGCCGGCGCTCGACCAGATCGACCCGACCCTGGTGCCGACCATCTCCACCAAGTTCGACGACCTGATCGCCGTCCTCGACGACTACCGGGACGACTCCGCACTCGGCGGCTGGACCCCGTACACCGATCTGACCGCGGCGGACAAGAAGAAGCTGACCGACGCGCTGCTCGCCGTCCAGGAGCCGCTGAGCCAGATCGCCGCGAAGATCACGCAGTGA
- the efeB gene encoding iron uptake transporter deferrochelatase/peroxidase subunit, with protein MTTPDEPGTQPAPPASGPSRRRFLGGAALGAAGLVGGAAAGYGIRATQDRPAADTDSGEPSSVAGAVSVDKAAAQVDFYGERQAGITTPQQERLMFASLDVTTTDADELQRLLGRWAAMAARFTQGKPVSDSPGKPLAPPFDTGEAEDLGAYSLTVTVGFGASLFDDRFGLAGKLPAALKPLGTVPGDTTMRENFTGGDLCIQACADDPQVVFHAVRNMVRAARGTATLRWSQLGFGRASATGAGQTTPRNLMGFKDGTNNIHADDTAAVQEFVWVGDETDQQWMNGGSYLVARKIRMEIESWDTDDLEDQEKIFGREKSSGAPLTGGEEFTAIDFNRTGDDGEPVIDINSHVRLSSPEANGGVRLLRRGYNYTDGQDPDTGKLAAGLFFICYQRDPHAQFKVVQARLGSTDLLNEYIAHIGGGVWACPPGVTAAGDWFGKRLFTENS; from the coding sequence GTGACCACTCCTGACGAGCCCGGCACCCAGCCGGCACCACCCGCGTCCGGCCCGAGCCGGCGCCGCTTCCTCGGCGGCGCCGCGCTCGGGGCGGCCGGGCTCGTCGGAGGGGCCGCGGCCGGCTACGGCATCAGGGCCACCCAGGACCGGCCGGCGGCCGACACCGACAGCGGTGAGCCGTCGTCGGTGGCCGGTGCGGTCTCCGTCGACAAGGCCGCGGCGCAGGTCGACTTCTACGGCGAGCGCCAGGCCGGCATCACCACGCCGCAGCAGGAGCGGCTGATGTTCGCCTCGCTGGACGTCACCACCACCGATGCCGACGAACTGCAGCGGCTGCTCGGCCGCTGGGCGGCGATGGCCGCCCGCTTCACCCAGGGCAAGCCGGTGAGTGACTCGCCCGGCAAGCCCCTGGCCCCGCCGTTCGACACCGGCGAGGCCGAGGACCTCGGCGCCTATTCGCTGACCGTCACGGTCGGCTTCGGCGCCTCCCTCTTCGACGACCGCTTCGGTCTGGCCGGGAAGCTGCCGGCCGCGTTGAAGCCGCTGGGTACCGTCCCCGGCGACACCACGATGCGGGAGAACTTCACCGGCGGCGACCTGTGCATCCAGGCCTGCGCCGACGACCCGCAGGTCGTCTTCCACGCCGTACGGAACATGGTCCGGGCCGCCCGCGGCACCGCGACCCTGCGCTGGTCCCAGCTCGGGTTCGGGCGCGCCTCGGCGACCGGCGCCGGCCAGACCACCCCGCGCAACCTGATGGGCTTCAAGGACGGCACCAACAACATCCACGCCGACGACACCGCAGCGGTGCAGGAGTTCGTCTGGGTCGGTGACGAGACCGACCAGCAGTGGATGAACGGCGGGTCGTACCTGGTCGCGCGGAAGATCCGGATGGAGATCGAGTCGTGGGACACCGACGACCTCGAGGACCAGGAGAAGATCTTCGGCCGGGAGAAGTCGTCCGGTGCGCCGCTGACCGGCGGTGAGGAGTTCACCGCCATCGACTTCAACCGCACCGGTGACGACGGTGAGCCGGTCATCGACATCAACTCGCATGTCCGGCTGTCGTCCCCCGAGGCCAACGGCGGCGTCCGGCTGCTGCGTCGCGGCTACAACTACACGGACGGCCAGGACCCGGACACGGGCAAGCTCGCCGCCGGCCTCTTCTTCATCTGCTACCAGCGCGACCCGCACGCGCAGTTCAAGGTCGTCCAGGCGCGGCTCGGTTCCACCGACCTGCTGAACGAGTACATCGCGCACATCGGCGGCGGTGTCTGGGCGTGCCCACCCGGTGTGACGGCCGCCGGTGACTGGTTCGGGAAGCGTCTCTTCACAGAGAACAGCTGA